From the Calonectris borealis chromosome 4, bCalBor7.hap1.2, whole genome shotgun sequence genome, one window contains:
- the DLC1 gene encoding rho GTPase-activating protein 7 isoform X3: MILTQIEAKEACDWLRAAGFPQYAQLYEDLLFPIDIALVKREHDFLDRDAIEALCRRLNTLNKCAVMKLEISPHRKRSEDSDEDEPCAISGKWTFQRDSKRWSRLEEFDVFPPKPDLNTPSPEAAHLTNAASRESVLTDLSERQEVASILSISSTSSHQPTLQSEASTTRTNSVVSVCSSSNFVANDDSFSSLPSPRELNSFSFNTKANEKNAKSKTKSLLKRMESLKIKSSHHGKSKAPSKLGLIISGPILQEGMDEDKLKQLNCVEISALNGNHISLPMVRKRSVSNSTQTSSSSSQSETSSAVSTPSPVTRTRSLSAYNKRVGMYLEGFDPFNQSTFSDVVEQNFKNRGSFAEDTVFFIPEDHKPGTFPKALSNGNFSPTESNASVNWRTGSFHGHGHLTLRRENSGDSSKELGMGKRRNSSSSVSSRLSIYDNVPGSILYSSTSDLADLENEDIFPELDDILYHVKGMQRMVNQWSEKFSDEGDSDSALDSISPCPSSPKQIHLDVDNDRTTPSDLDSTGNSLNETEEPAGMQDRRDSGVGASLTRSSRHRLRWHSFQSSHRPSLSSASLQINCQSVAQMNLLQKYSLLKLTALLEKYTPSNKHGFSWAVPKFMKRIKVPDYKDRNVFGVPLQVNVQRTGQPLPQSIQQAMRYLRNHCLDQVGLFRKSGVKSRIQALRQMNENSTDSISYEGQSAYDVADMLKQFFRDLPEPLMTNKLSETFLQIYQYVPKDQRLQAIKAAIMLLPDENREVLQILLYFLSDVTAAVKENQMTPTNLAVCLAPSLFHLNTLKRENSSPRVMQRKPSLGKPDQKDLNENLAATQGLAHMIAECKKLFQIPEEMSRGRNSYTEQDLRPLSLEELRGGSSTAEPSDYHCYLQDCVDDLLKEMKEKFKGWVSCSTSEQAELAYKKVCEGPPLRLWKTTIEIPAMPEDVLNRLLKEQHLWNEDLIDSKVIEPLDSQTDIYQYVQNSMAPHPARDFVVLRTWRTNFPKGACVLLATSVDHDRAPVAGVRVNVLLSRYLIEPCGSGKSKLTYMCRIDLRGHMPDWYTKSFGHLCASEVVKIRDSFSHQSLESKEVKSR, translated from the exons GCGCTTAAATACTTTAAACAAATGTGCAGTGATGAAGCTAGAAATTAGTCCCCACAGGAAAAGG AGCGAAGATTCGGATGAAGATGAACCTTGTGCAATAAGTGGCAAATGGACTTTTCAGAGAGACAGCAAGAGGTGGTCGAGGCTTGAAGAGTTTGATGTGTTCCCTCCAAAACCGGACTTGAATACCCCCTCCCCAGAAGCTGCTCACCTCACTAACGCAGCAAGCCGTGAGAGCGTGCTAACAGACCTCAGCGAACGCCAGGAGGTGGCTTCTATTCTGAGcatcagcagcaccagcagccaccAACCAACCCTGCAGAGCGAGGCATCTACCACCAGGACAAACTCAGTTGTGAGCGTGTGTTCATCGAGCAATTTCGTGGCAAACGATGACTCATTCAGCAGCCTGCCCTCACCCAGGGAGCTGAATAGCTTCAGCTTCAACACGAAAGCCAATGAGAAGAACGCCAAGtccaaaacaaagagcctgctcAAGAGAATGGAGAGCCTGAAAATCAAGAGCTCTCACCATGGCAAGAGCAAAGCTCCTTCAAAGCTTGGCCTTATTATTAGCGGGCCCATCCTGCAGGAGGGCATGGATGAAGATAAACTGAAACAACTTAACTGCGTGGAGATCTCTGCCCTCAACGGCAATCACATCAGCCTCCCCATGGTACGAAAGAGGAGCGTCTCCAACTCCACCCagaccagcagcagcagtagtcAGTCTGAGACGAGCAGTGCCGTCAGCACACCCAGTCCTGTCACGCGAACACGCAGCCTCAGTGCGTACAATAAAAGGGTGGGCATGTACCTGGAAGGCTTCGACCCCTTCAACCAGTCAACGTTCAGCGACGTGGTGGAGCAGAACTTCAAGAACCGGGGAAGCTTTGCAGAAGACACCGTGTTTTTCATCCCCGAAGATCATAAGCCTGGCACTTTTCCCAAAGCACTCTCCAACGGCAACTTCTCCCCAACAGAAAGCAACGCCTCTGTGAACTGGAGGACAGGGAGTTTCCATGGACATGGCCACCTCACCCTCCGGAGGGAAAACAGCGGTGACAGCTCCAAAGAGCTGGGTATGGGGAAAAGGCGCAACTCCTCCAGCTCAGTGAGCAGCCGCCTGAGTATTTACGACAACGTGCCAGGCTCGATCCTGTATTCCAGTACAAGTGACCTGGCCGACCTCGAAAATGAAGACATATTCCCAGAACTAGACGACATCCTGTACCACGTGAAAGGGATGCAGAGAATGGTAAACCAGTGGTCAGAGAAGTTCTCGGACGAAGGGGACTCCGACTCGGCGCTCGACTCCATCTCCCCGTGTCCTTCCTCTCCAAAGCAGATCCACCTCGATGTAGATAACGATCGAACAACACCGAGTGACCTTGACAGTACGGGGAATTCGCTGAACGAAACAGAAGAGCCCGCAGGGATGCAGGACAGGAGGGACTCTGGGGTGGGCGCATCGCTGACGCGGTCCAGCAG GCACAGGCTGAGGTGGCACAGCTTCCAGAGCTCCCACCGGCCCAGCCTCAGCTCGGCGTCGCTGCAGATCAACTGCCAGTCCGTGGCGCAGATGAACCTGCTGCAGAAGTACTCGCTCCTGAAGCTGACTGCTCTCCTGGAGAAGTACACGCCTTCCAACAAGCACGGTTTCAGCTG GGCAGTACCAAAATTTATGAAAAGGATAAAGGTGCCAGATTATAAAGACCGAAACGTGTTTGGCGTACCGCTGCAAGTCAACGTCCAGCGCACAGGGCAGCCTCTTCCACAGAGCATTCAGCAAGCCATGCGGTACCTCCGCAACCACTGCCTGGATCAG GTTGGACTGTTTAGGAAATCTGGAGTGAAATCAAGAATTCAGGCTTTGCGTCAAATGAATGAGAATTCAACAGACAGCATCAGCTACGAAGGCCAGTCTGCTTACGATGTAGCAGACATGTTAAAGCAATTCTTCCGTGATCTCCCTGAGCCTCTCATGACCAACAAACTCTCCGAGACCTTCTTACAGATATACCAAT ATGTGCCAAAGGATCAGCGTCTCCAGGCTATCAAGGCTGCCATTATGCTTTTACCCGATGAGAACAGGGAGGTCCTCCAGATTCTTCTCTATTTCCTGAGTGATGTCACAGCTGCAGTGAAGGAAAACCAGATGACACCAACAAACCTGGCCGTCTGCTTAGCACCTTCCCTCTTCCACTTAAACACTCTCAAAAGAGAGAATTCTTCCCCAAG GGTGATGCAAAGAAAACCAAGCCTGGGAAAACCTGATCAGAAAGACCTAAATGAAAATCTGGCTGCAACCCAAGGGCTAGCTCATATGATCGCTGAATGCAAGAAGCTCTTTCAG ATACCCGAAGAAATGAGCAGGGGCCGGAACTCGTACACGGAGCAGGACCTGCGTCCCCTCAGCCTGGAGGAGCTccggggcggcagcagcaccGCCGAGCCCTCCGACTACCACTGCTACCTCCAGGACTGCGTGGACGACTTGCTCAAAGAGATGAAGGAGAAGTTTAAAGGCTGGGTCAGCTGCTCTACCTCAGAGCAAGCAGAGCTGGCCTACAAGAAG GTGTGCGAAGGTCCCCCACTCCGGTTATGGAAAACTACCATCGAAATCCCAGCTATGCCAGAGGACGTTTTAAATCGTTTACTTAAAGAGCAGCATCTTTGGAATGAAGATCTTATAGATTCAAAAGTAATCGAACCTTTGGATAGCCAGACGGATATATACCAGTATGTCCAGAACAGCATGGCACCTCACCCAGCCAGGGACTTCGTAGTCTTAAG aacaTGGAGGACAAACTTCCCCAAAGGAGCTTGTGTTCTTCTAGCAACCTCAGTGGACCATGACCGTGCTCCAGTGGCAGGTGTCAGAGTCAATGTGCTCCTGTCTAGGTATCTGATTGAGCCCTGCGGGTCAGGAAAATCTAAACTTACCTACATGTGCAGAATTGATTTAAG GGGCCACATGCCAGACTGGTACACCAAGTCTTTTGGACACTTGTGTGCATCTGAAGTTGTTAAGATACGAGATTCTTTCAGTCATCAGAGTCTTGA
- the DLC1 gene encoding rho GTPase-activating protein 7 isoform X2: MHHPVKAPLRRSFSDHIRDSTARALDVIWKNTRDRRLAEIEAKEACDWLRAAGFPQYAQLYEDLLFPIDIALVKREHDFLDRDAIEALCRRLNTLNKCAVMKLEISPHRKRSEDSDEDEPCAISGKWTFQRDSKRWSRLEEFDVFPPKPDLNTPSPEAAHLTNAASRESVLTDLSERQEVASILSISSTSSHQPTLQSEASTTRTNSVVSVCSSSNFVANDDSFSSLPSPRELNSFSFNTKANEKNAKSKTKSLLKRMESLKIKSSHHGKSKAPSKLGLIISGPILQEGMDEDKLKQLNCVEISALNGNHISLPMVRKRSVSNSTQTSSSSSQSETSSAVSTPSPVTRTRSLSAYNKRVGMYLEGFDPFNQSTFSDVVEQNFKNRGSFAEDTVFFIPEDHKPGTFPKALSNGNFSPTESNASVNWRTGSFHGHGHLTLRRENSGDSSKELGMGKRRNSSSSVSSRLSIYDNVPGSILYSSTSDLADLENEDIFPELDDILYHVKGMQRMVNQWSEKFSDEGDSDSALDSISPCPSSPKQIHLDVDNDRTTPSDLDSTGNSLNETEEPAGMQDRRDSGVGASLTRSSRHRLRWHSFQSSHRPSLSSASLQINCQSVAQMNLLQKYSLLKLTALLEKYTPSNKHGFSWAVPKFMKRIKVPDYKDRNVFGVPLQVNVQRTGQPLPQSIQQAMRYLRNHCLDQVGLFRKSGVKSRIQALRQMNENSTDSISYEGQSAYDVADMLKQFFRDLPEPLMTNKLSETFLQIYQYVPKDQRLQAIKAAIMLLPDENREVLQILLYFLSDVTAAVKENQMTPTNLAVCLAPSLFHLNTLKRENSSPRVMQRKPSLGKPDQKDLNENLAATQGLAHMIAECKKLFQIPEEMSRGRNSYTEQDLRPLSLEELRGGSSTAEPSDYHCYLQDCVDDLLKEMKEKFKGWVSCSTSEQAELAYKKVCEGPPLRLWKTTIEIPAMPEDVLNRLLKEQHLWNEDLIDSKVIEPLDSQTDIYQYVQNSMAPHPARDFVVLRTWRTNFPKGACVLLATSVDHDRAPVAGVRVNVLLSRYLIEPCGSGKSKLTYMCRIDLRGHMPDWYTKSFGHLCASEVVKIRDSFSHQSLESKEVKSR; encoded by the exons GCGCTTAAATACTTTAAACAAATGTGCAGTGATGAAGCTAGAAATTAGTCCCCACAGGAAAAGG AGCGAAGATTCGGATGAAGATGAACCTTGTGCAATAAGTGGCAAATGGACTTTTCAGAGAGACAGCAAGAGGTGGTCGAGGCTTGAAGAGTTTGATGTGTTCCCTCCAAAACCGGACTTGAATACCCCCTCCCCAGAAGCTGCTCACCTCACTAACGCAGCAAGCCGTGAGAGCGTGCTAACAGACCTCAGCGAACGCCAGGAGGTGGCTTCTATTCTGAGcatcagcagcaccagcagccaccAACCAACCCTGCAGAGCGAGGCATCTACCACCAGGACAAACTCAGTTGTGAGCGTGTGTTCATCGAGCAATTTCGTGGCAAACGATGACTCATTCAGCAGCCTGCCCTCACCCAGGGAGCTGAATAGCTTCAGCTTCAACACGAAAGCCAATGAGAAGAACGCCAAGtccaaaacaaagagcctgctcAAGAGAATGGAGAGCCTGAAAATCAAGAGCTCTCACCATGGCAAGAGCAAAGCTCCTTCAAAGCTTGGCCTTATTATTAGCGGGCCCATCCTGCAGGAGGGCATGGATGAAGATAAACTGAAACAACTTAACTGCGTGGAGATCTCTGCCCTCAACGGCAATCACATCAGCCTCCCCATGGTACGAAAGAGGAGCGTCTCCAACTCCACCCagaccagcagcagcagtagtcAGTCTGAGACGAGCAGTGCCGTCAGCACACCCAGTCCTGTCACGCGAACACGCAGCCTCAGTGCGTACAATAAAAGGGTGGGCATGTACCTGGAAGGCTTCGACCCCTTCAACCAGTCAACGTTCAGCGACGTGGTGGAGCAGAACTTCAAGAACCGGGGAAGCTTTGCAGAAGACACCGTGTTTTTCATCCCCGAAGATCATAAGCCTGGCACTTTTCCCAAAGCACTCTCCAACGGCAACTTCTCCCCAACAGAAAGCAACGCCTCTGTGAACTGGAGGACAGGGAGTTTCCATGGACATGGCCACCTCACCCTCCGGAGGGAAAACAGCGGTGACAGCTCCAAAGAGCTGGGTATGGGGAAAAGGCGCAACTCCTCCAGCTCAGTGAGCAGCCGCCTGAGTATTTACGACAACGTGCCAGGCTCGATCCTGTATTCCAGTACAAGTGACCTGGCCGACCTCGAAAATGAAGACATATTCCCAGAACTAGACGACATCCTGTACCACGTGAAAGGGATGCAGAGAATGGTAAACCAGTGGTCAGAGAAGTTCTCGGACGAAGGGGACTCCGACTCGGCGCTCGACTCCATCTCCCCGTGTCCTTCCTCTCCAAAGCAGATCCACCTCGATGTAGATAACGATCGAACAACACCGAGTGACCTTGACAGTACGGGGAATTCGCTGAACGAAACAGAAGAGCCCGCAGGGATGCAGGACAGGAGGGACTCTGGGGTGGGCGCATCGCTGACGCGGTCCAGCAG GCACAGGCTGAGGTGGCACAGCTTCCAGAGCTCCCACCGGCCCAGCCTCAGCTCGGCGTCGCTGCAGATCAACTGCCAGTCCGTGGCGCAGATGAACCTGCTGCAGAAGTACTCGCTCCTGAAGCTGACTGCTCTCCTGGAGAAGTACACGCCTTCCAACAAGCACGGTTTCAGCTG GGCAGTACCAAAATTTATGAAAAGGATAAAGGTGCCAGATTATAAAGACCGAAACGTGTTTGGCGTACCGCTGCAAGTCAACGTCCAGCGCACAGGGCAGCCTCTTCCACAGAGCATTCAGCAAGCCATGCGGTACCTCCGCAACCACTGCCTGGATCAG GTTGGACTGTTTAGGAAATCTGGAGTGAAATCAAGAATTCAGGCTTTGCGTCAAATGAATGAGAATTCAACAGACAGCATCAGCTACGAAGGCCAGTCTGCTTACGATGTAGCAGACATGTTAAAGCAATTCTTCCGTGATCTCCCTGAGCCTCTCATGACCAACAAACTCTCCGAGACCTTCTTACAGATATACCAAT ATGTGCCAAAGGATCAGCGTCTCCAGGCTATCAAGGCTGCCATTATGCTTTTACCCGATGAGAACAGGGAGGTCCTCCAGATTCTTCTCTATTTCCTGAGTGATGTCACAGCTGCAGTGAAGGAAAACCAGATGACACCAACAAACCTGGCCGTCTGCTTAGCACCTTCCCTCTTCCACTTAAACACTCTCAAAAGAGAGAATTCTTCCCCAAG GGTGATGCAAAGAAAACCAAGCCTGGGAAAACCTGATCAGAAAGACCTAAATGAAAATCTGGCTGCAACCCAAGGGCTAGCTCATATGATCGCTGAATGCAAGAAGCTCTTTCAG ATACCCGAAGAAATGAGCAGGGGCCGGAACTCGTACACGGAGCAGGACCTGCGTCCCCTCAGCCTGGAGGAGCTccggggcggcagcagcaccGCCGAGCCCTCCGACTACCACTGCTACCTCCAGGACTGCGTGGACGACTTGCTCAAAGAGATGAAGGAGAAGTTTAAAGGCTGGGTCAGCTGCTCTACCTCAGAGCAAGCAGAGCTGGCCTACAAGAAG GTGTGCGAAGGTCCCCCACTCCGGTTATGGAAAACTACCATCGAAATCCCAGCTATGCCAGAGGACGTTTTAAATCGTTTACTTAAAGAGCAGCATCTTTGGAATGAAGATCTTATAGATTCAAAAGTAATCGAACCTTTGGATAGCCAGACGGATATATACCAGTATGTCCAGAACAGCATGGCACCTCACCCAGCCAGGGACTTCGTAGTCTTAAG aacaTGGAGGACAAACTTCCCCAAAGGAGCTTGTGTTCTTCTAGCAACCTCAGTGGACCATGACCGTGCTCCAGTGGCAGGTGTCAGAGTCAATGTGCTCCTGTCTAGGTATCTGATTGAGCCCTGCGGGTCAGGAAAATCTAAACTTACCTACATGTGCAGAATTGATTTAAG GGGCCACATGCCAGACTGGTACACCAAGTCTTTTGGACACTTGTGTGCATCTGAAGTTGTTAAGATACGAGATTCTTTCAGTCATCAGAGTCTTGA